Part of the Lolium rigidum isolate FL_2022 chromosome 6, APGP_CSIRO_Lrig_0.1, whole genome shotgun sequence genome, TCATTTGGTATATTCTGGGAGGTACTAAAACTCTGGGTGAACGGATGCACAGCTATCGTTGTTGACATCCCGCTCTTGTTTGAGACAAAGATGGACCGATGGACACACCCTGTCATTGTTGTATGGGTGGATCCCAAAACACAAATTGAGAGGCTCATGTCAAGAGACGGGTGCAGCGAGGAACAAGCTCAGAGCCGGATCAACGCGCAGCTTGCACTGGACTGGAAGAAGTCTGAAGCAGACATAGTCATCAACAATTCCGGTTCTATGGATGACATGAAAGAACAGTTCCATGAAGTGCTGAAGCAGGTTTCTGGTCCCTTGACATGGAAGGAGCGCATGTTGTCGAGGGATGGCCTTCTCTCTATCCTCCTATGCACAACTGCTGGGGTTTTACTTGCTCAGAAGAATCTGCTATGATCTTCATTATACTAGCTTAGGACGGAACCAGGTTAATGGGTTTAAAATTGCAAAGTATAGC contains:
- the LOC124661952 gene encoding dephospho-CoA kinase — encoded protein: MRLVGLTGGIASGKSTVSSLFKSAGVPVVDADIVARNVVQKGTGGWKKIVKAFGNDILLENGEIDRARLGQIVFADPVKRKLLNRLLAPHISFGIFWEVLKLWVNGCTAIVVDIPLLFETKMDRWTHPVIVVWVDPKTQIERLMSRDGCSEEQAQSRINAQLALDWKKSEADIVINNSGSMDDMKEQFHEVLKQVSGPLTWKERMLSRDGLLSILLCTTAGVLLAQKNLL